TAAAAAATGTAGTAGTTCCCCTAAAACATGAGATTGTGAAGTGCGGAGCAGAAAAAGACCGGAGGCTGCATTGAGCCGATACTGGGCCGCCGATTCGGCTGAGGATACGAGCGGAGCGATGAGGCTCACCGCAGCCTCCGGGCTTTTACGGCGGGAGCACTTCAGAATCTCAAGATTTCAGCAAATAAATATTTACAGAAAAATTTAAAAAAAATGCAAAAATTTTTATTTTTTTTATAAATTCCTGTTGACAACTTTTTATCAAATCTATATATTAAATCTCACCTTCGCAACACTGAGTTGCGAAACAACAAACAGTTTTTTGACATAACAGGGAAGGAAAGAATAGAACGAATGAGGTTCTAACGAAATAAGCGAGAAATCGCTAGTTTTGTTCTGATACTCAATTGACTACATTTTGTCAGTTTTTTACTAAACTGAACCAAAATCAATTTCAACTAATATATAATAGTTAGAATTGAACTGTTTATGAAGATCATTAGCCTTCGGGCTATTGAAATAATCATGGAGAGTTTGATCCTGGCTCAGAACGAACGCTGGCGGCGCGTCTTAAGCATGCAAGTCGAGCGGTAAGATTGGTGCTTGCACTAATCCTAGAGCGGCGGACTGGTGAGTAACGCGTGGGTGACGTACCTTTGTGACGGGGACAGCTCCTAGAAATAGGAGATAATACCGGATACGCTGCATGTTGTCAGAGGACATGCAGGAAAGGATCTTTTGATTCGCACGAAGAGCGGCCCGCGTACTATTAGCTAGTTGGTGAGGTAACGGCCCACCAAGGCAACGATAGTTACCCGGCCTAAGAGGGTGATCGGGCACATTGGGACTGAGATACGGCCCAGACTCCTACGGGAGGCAGCAGCTAAGAATATTCCGCAATGGACGAAAGTCTGACGGAGCGACGCCGCGTGGATGATGAAGGCCGGAAGGTTGTAAAATCCTTTTATGACTGAGGAATAAGCAGAGTGAGAGAAACGCTTTGTGGTGACTGTAGGTCATGAATAAGCAACGGCTAATTACGTGCCAGCAGCCGCGGTAACACGTAAGTTGCGAGCGTTGTTCGGAATTATTGGGCGTAAAGGGCATGTAGGCGGTTCTGCAAGTCTGGTGTGAAATGCCGGGGCTCAACCCCGGAACTGCGTTGGAAACTGCAGAACTTGAGTCGCTGAGGGGCAGCCAGAATTCCAGGTGTAGGGGTGAAATCTGTAGATATCTGGAAGAATACCAATGGCGAAGGCAGGCTGCCAGCAGATGACTGACGCTGAGGTGCGAAGGTGCGGGGAGCAAACAGGATTAGATACCCTGGTAGTCCGCACAGTCAACTATGTACACTGGGTGTCCGTTCATGAGAATGGGTGCCGAAGCAAACGCGATAAGTGTACCGCCTGGGGAGTATGCCCGCAAGGGTGAAACTCAAAGGAATTGACGGGGGCCCGCACAAGCGGTGGAGCATGTGGTTTAATTCGATGGTACGCGAGGAACCTTACCTGGGTTTGACATACACAGGAATTATTTAGAGATAAGTAAGCGCAGCAATGCGCCTGTGAACAGGTGCTGCATGGCTGTCGTCAGCTCGTGCCGTGAGGTGTTGGGTTAAGTCCCGCAACGAGCGCAACCCCTACTGCCAGTTACTAGCAGGTAAAGCTGAGGACTCTGGCGGAACTGCCGGTGACAAACCGGAGGAAGGTGGGGATGACGTCAAGTCATCATGGCCCTTATGTCCAGGGCTACACACGTGCTACAATGGCAGGTACAGAGTGAAGCGAAGCAGTGATGTGGAGCAAAACGCAGAAAGCCTGCCTCAGTCCGGATAGGAGTCTGAAACCCGACTCCTTGAAGTTGGAATCGCTAGTAATCGCACATCAGCACGGTGCGGTGAATACGTTCCCGGGCCTTGTACACACCGCCCGTCACACCATCCGAGTGGGGGGTACCCGAAGTCGTGAGTCTAACCGCAAGGAGGACCATGCCGAAGGTACGTTCCGTGAGGGGGGTGAAGTCGTAACAAGGTAGTCGTACCGGAAGGTGCGGCTGGATCACCTCCTTTTAAGAAAAGGAATATCAAGTGTATGTGTACACACTGTCAATTGATTTTATTCGTTCTTCTTTCTTTCCCTGTTCTGTCAAAGAACAACTAATAGCCATGGGGAATTAGCTCAGCTGGCTAGAGCATCGGCTTTGCAAGCCGAGGGTCAGGGGTTCGAACCCCCTATTCTCCACTCTTCTGGGACAGTAGCTCAGTTGGTTAGAGCACCGCTCTGATAAGGCGGGGGTCACAAGTTCAACTCTTGTCTGTCCCATAGGTACTGAAGGATGTGAAAGTCTGAATGTACGAAGTTTTTTGAAATTACGAAGGAAGGACGGAAGTTAATGCGGGAATATCTTCAGACGCATTAACGAGAAGAAAACGCTTGTAAGCGAGGGATTGTGTACTGCTTGGTTAGAAAATGTACACACACGAAAATCCCGGTTTAAGTTTAAGAGCGGAAAAGATGATATGGCCAAGCGAATACAGGTCTATGGCGGATGCCTGGGAGCTGTCAGGCGAAGAAGGACGTGATAAGCTGCGATAAGCCGGGGACAGGAGCACATATCCGTTTACCCCCGGATTTCCGAATGGAGTAATCCGGTATCAGCGATGATATCACCTGAATGTCTGAATATATAGGACACAGGAGCAATACTGAGTGAAGTGAACCATCTAAGTAACTCGGGAACAGAAATCAACAGAGATTCCCCAAGTAGCGGCGAGCGAACGGGGAGAAGCCCAAACCACTTAAGTGGGGTTGTAGGACCGCATACGAAGTTTAGAGAAAACTTTTTTATAGGAGAAGCTTCTGGGAAGGAGCGTCAGAGAGTGTGAAAGCCACGTATCCGAAATGAAAGAGTCTTCAGCGGTATCCTGAGTATGGCGGGGCACGTGAAACCCTGTCAGAATCCGGGTCGACCACGATCCAAGGCTAAATACTGAACAGCTACCGATAGCGGACAAGTACCGTGAGGGAAAGGCGAAAAGAACCCCGGTAAGGGGAGTGAAAGAGAACCTGAAACCATAGACTGACAAGATGTCACAGCCCGCAAGGGTAGTGGCGTGTCTTTTGTAGAATAAACCTGCGAGTTGCGTTATGCAGCGAGGCTAAAGAATAGAAGTTCTGGAGCCGGAGCGAAAGCGAGTGTGAACAGCGCGAAAAGTTGCATGACGCAGACCCGAAGCCAAGGTGATCTTGTCATGGGCAGGCTGAAGGCAGGGTGAAACCTGTTGGAGGGCCGAACAGTAATCTGTTAAAAAAGGTAGTGATGACCTGTGACACGGAGTGAAAGGCTAAACAAACCTGGAGATAGCTGGCTCTCCCCGAAATGCCTTTAGGGACAGCCTCATACAAAAATGCCGGAGGTAGAGCACTGGATGGAAAAGGGGGAGTCAAATCCTACCGATTTCAATCAAACTGCGAATGCCGGTATTCAGCGTATGGGAGTGAGACTGCGTGCGCCAAGGTTCGTAGTCGAGAGGGAAACAGCCCGGACCGGCAATTAAGGTCCCAAATTCATGCTGAGTGTGAAATGAAGTGCGGATGCACAGACAGCCAGGAGGTTGGCTTAGAAGCAGCCATTCCTTAAAAGAGTGCGTAACAGCTCACTGGTCGAGCATCCGTGCGCAGACAATGTAACGGGGCTAAGCATGAAACCGAAATTCCGGAATCATTACATAGGTAATGATTGGTAGGGGAGCATTGAATTAACTGATGAAGGAATACCTGTGAGGGGTTCTGGAGGAGATTCAAGAGAGAATGCAGGCATAAGTAACGAAAAAGCGGGTGCGATCCCCGCTCGCCGAAAACCTAAGGTTTCCAGGGTAAAGGCAATCTGCCCTGGGTAAGTCGGCCCCTAAGGCGAGGACGAAAGTCGTAGTCGATGGGAAATTGGTTTATAATCCAATACTTAATTAGTTTTTATGGAATGACGCATGAGGTGAAATCCGGCCGGGCGACGGTTGTCCCGGTCAAAGCGACGAGTTGCTGAGGAGCTGGTTAAAAGAAGCTCTGAGATGAGTCGTTACAGCGAGGAAGCAGAAAGTGCAACTGAAGCGGACGTAATCAAGGTGCCGGGAAATAATTCCTAAGTGTGGCTAATTAAACCGTACCGGAAACCGACACAGGTAGGAAGGATGAGTAATCTAAGGCGCACGAGCGAACTCGCGTTAAGGAACTCGGCAAAATGCGCACGTAACTTCGGAAGAAGTGTGGCTCACGTTAGAAATGATAGTGAGCGGCAGAAAGCAGGCCCAGGCGACTGTTTATCAAAAACACAGCCATCTGCGAACCAGCAATGGGACGTATAGGTGGTGACACCTGCCCGGTGCAGGAAGGTTAAGAGGAGATGTCAAGAGCAATCTGACGCATTGAATCGAAGCCCCTGTAAACGGCGGCCGTAACTATAACGGTCCTAAGGTAGCGAAATTCCTTGTCGGGTAAGTTCCGACCCGCACGAATGGTGTAACGATTCTGGGCACTGTCTCAACGCGAGACTCGGTGAAATTTATATTCCGGTAAAGAAGCCGGATACCCATAATTAGACGGAAAGACCCCGTGAACCTTCACCGTAACTTAATATTGGGATCCTGTTTATCATGTGTAGGATAGCTGGGAGACTGTGAGGCGTGGCCGTCAGGTTGCGCGGAGTCAATGGTGAAATACCAGCCTTGATGAACAGGATTTCTAACCTTATCCTTGAAGCAGGATTGGGGACAATGTTAGGCAGGCGGTTTGACTGGGGCGGTCGCCTCCCAAAGAGTAACGGAGGTGCGCGAAGGTCTCCTCACTCCGGTTGGAAATCGGAGCACGAGTGTAAAGGCACAAGGAGGCTTGACTGCGAGAGTGACAATTCGAGCAGGTACGAAAGTAGGTCTTAGTGATCTGATGGTGCTGAGTGGAAAGGCCATCACTTAACGGACAAAAGGTACTCCGGGGATAACAGGCTGATTTTCCCCAAGAGTTCACATCGACGGGAAAGTTTGGCACCTCGATGTCGGCTCATCACATCCTGGGGCTGGAGCAGGTCCCAAGGGTTTGGCTGTTCGCCAATTAAAGTGGTACGTGAGCTGGGTTCAGAACGTCGCGAGACAGTTCGGTCCCTATCTGTTATGGGCGATGGAAGTTTGAGAGGAGCTGCTTTTAGTACGAGAGGACCGAAGTGGACGAACCTCTGGTTTACCAGTTATCCTGCCAAGGGTAAGTGCTGGGTATCTAAGTCCGGAAGGGATAACCGCTGAAAGCATCTAAGCGGGAAGCCCACCTCAAGATTAGACTTCCCTGGAACTTTAAGTTCCCTGAAGACTCCTGGGAGACTACCAGGTTGATAGGATGCAGGTGTAAGCGTCGTGAGGCGTTCAGCCGAGCATTACTAATAAGTCGTGAGACTTGGCCATATCATCGTTTCCGTTCAAAACGAACACTTCTAAATAATCCGTCCTGTGTGCACGAGAAATCGTCCAACACTCTTCGTAACTTGGTATTGTTAATAATGCCGGTGGCCATAGTGGAGAGGTAATACCCGTTCCCATTCCGAACACGGAAGTCAAGCTCTCTTACGTCGATGATACTGGATTCGTTCCGGGAAAGTAGATAGCTGCCGGCTTTTTTTATTTAAAATAAAATTAATTAAAATAAACTGCGATTATACACCACATTTATTCTACTAAAATATAAATAATATCAATTTTTTTCTGTTACAAATGTAATAAATTTTCAAAAAGCCCTATTACATTTGTAATAAATCTTCATTCTTAGACTTAAAATTGATAAAATTTTGTTGACATATTGAAATTTATATATTTTAATTATTTATAATGAAAAAAGTAAAATTAATAATCTCAAATTTAATACAAAGAAAAACAGTATTATTTTTTCTTCTCTTCTTATTATCCATAGGATTATTTATTCTTTCCCAACCAAATCCCTTAAATTTCAAAGGAATATGGATTTTTGCATGGTTTATACTGATACCAATTTTAATTATTATTGATAGAATATCTCCAAAAAAAAGTTTTTTATATGGTTTTATATATGGAATCATTGCATGTATTTTATATTCTTTCTGGTTAGTAAATTATTATGTTCTTTCTTTAATCCTTGTTGCATTATATGAAGGTGTATTATATGGAATTGTTTTTTATCTTTTAAAAAAATCCTTTATTGTATTTAATAAATACAGTTTTATTGTGCAATGCTTGATATGGTGTAGTTTTGAGTATTTTCGAACAATTGGTTTTCTTGGTGTTAATTATGGTGTAATTGGCTATAGTCAATGGAGTAATCTTATATTATTACAGAGTGCGGACTTATTTGGTATTCAAGGGATAAACTTTATTATTATCTTTCCATCATGTTATCTGGTTTCCTTATTAAAATCTCATAATATTAAAAAATTTATAAAGATTCATAGATTAAGTTTAATAGGATATGTTAGCTCATTATTATTTCTTATTGTTTATGGAGTAGTAAAGATAAATAAAACAATACAGTTTGATATACAAAAGAAAATATGTCTTATTCAAAATAATATAGATACACATATATATTATAAAAATGAAAAAGATGAAATTCTTGATTACTATAAACAATTATTAAATACAAAATTAAAAGATGTATCAAATATTGATTTAATTGTATTTCCAGAAGAGGCTGTTCGTCCCAGAATACTTTTAAATAAAGAAGATACTGTTACACAAAAAATGTATCAGGATATAATTGATTATTTAAATTTCTTTTATTCATTAAAGGTGCCTATAGTATTTGGTTCTACATCATTGGAATATGATTCAGCCCGTAAAGGAGACTTTACTTATAGAGCATATAATATTTCCTGTTTTCTGAAAAATAAAATACAAACAATTCCTCCAGAAATTGAAGTATATAAAAAACGGCATTTGGTTCCAATAATCGAAAAAATTCCCTTTGTAAATATTTATCAAAAAAGATTTAATGCCTTTTCGGACTGTTTAAGTTCTGGAAATGATCCTGTAATTTTTAATCTGGATGAAGTTTCTTTTTGTACACCAATTTGTTTTGAAGAATCGTTTGGATATGATGTAAGAAGCTTTATGAAAAATAATCCAAGTTTTATTCTTTCTATTTCCAGTGATTTGTGGAGTAAAAGTCTTGTTTGCCAATATCAGCATTTGGCAATGGAAGTTTTCAGGGCGGTTGAAAACAGAATTCCTTTTTTAAGAAGTTCTGTTACCGGTCAAACCGTATATATAAATCCAAAAGGAATTTGTGAGCAAACTGTTGAACCTTTTACCAGTAGTGTTTTGATATGTGATGTTCCTTTATCTGTTAATCCAAGAAAAACAATTTATTCATATATAGGTGATAGCTTAGGAGTTTTATGGTTAATACTATGTGTTTTACTTTTTATTATAAAATATATAAAAAAATACAGACGAAAGGAAGTTTTATGAAAAAAATTCTATTTATCTTATTACATTTATTTATTCTGTCAAGTTTTGTTTTTTCTAGTGAATATGAAGAAGAACTAGAAATAACGGATGTTGAAATTGTCCAGAATCTGGATGGAAATTGTTTTGTAATGTATAAGACAATTGATGGTTCTGTAAAAATGTTTATTGAAAATCATTTTTATCCACAAAACAATGGGGAATTCAATTTTTTCAATAATTCTGGAAATATAAAGGCAACCTCATCTTTTTATACAAAAGAAATGAATTATAATTTAGCAGTATGCTTTACAGGTCTTGATGAGGAAGAAAGAAACAATTTGTTTATTTTTGCGGCAGGCTTAAATTTAAAGGACTATTTTTCACATAGTATATTATTTTCTGATAATGAAAAGATTAATATTAAAGATATTATTTTCTCAGATACTGATGAGATTTCTGTGTTTTTTACAAATAATGATGTCTTGTATTGTGAAAAAATAAATTTACTTTCTAACGAAGAAGTTCAAAAAGTATGTTTTTCTGGTTATACAATCGATGAATTAAAAGTAAATAAACTTGTGGAAAAAGATGGAACCAGTATTTTATATGGAGTTTTTTCTTCAAATAATAATCTTTATATATATAACATGTATGATGAAACTGAAACTTTCCAGCAGATTACTAATAATACAGATGGTTTTTATTATACATTGGATAATAAACAAGGTGTATGTTATGTTTCGGATGGAGAAATATTTACAAAAATAAATTATGGAAAATCTTATAATATAAAGTCCATGCCGGTTAATCTTAATATAAATTTTATAAAAGATATAATTGGAGTTGATAATAAAATTAATATTATAATGCGGGGGGATAATTTGATTTCTTCAATTACGCTAGATTTATTGTTAGATACAATTGAAGAACAGGGTATTACGAGTTACGAGACTGAACCATTTATTTATATAGATAAAAATCAAATTTTTGATGAATCAATTATAATGATAGTAAAAGATGATGCTATTTATAGTTTTTCAGATAATACTTGGAAATATATAAGTAGTTATAAAGATTTTGAACAGAATATTAATTCAGAATTATCAAATATTACAAAAGAAAATGAAAAAGAATTTGAGCTAAAAATTGAGCGAATAAATGATAGTTTTACATATTATGTTGCTCAAATTAACAATGTGAAATTCATTCCTTTATATAAAAATAATTATATAGAGCAATATTCTGCAATTAAAAGTACACGTGCAGTTAATAATTTATTTTATACATTTATAAAAAACAATAATAAGATAAATATTTTATCAAGGATGGAATAAAATGAGAGTAAAAAAGTTTCTTTTAGTTTTTTTCGTTTTTTTATGTGTCCAAATAGATTTAATCGCTAAAGGTGGTGGAGGTAGTTCGCCTGGGCCTACATTATTAAGATATGAACCAGAGTGGAAAACAGTTAATGATACGGAAATTAATGAGTCTGTATGTTATAAAGAACTTGATTTGTGTTTCAAAAAGATATTTGATAATGCGGGGCCTGAACCCGCAGGAAAGTACAGATTATCTTCAAAAAATGGATATATTTGGAATTGGAGTGGTCATATATTTTTTCAGGATTTAACTATAACACCAATTGAAAATCCTTGTGGAAGAATCACAATTAATTCTGAAGAAGTAAAAATTTCAAATTCATATACGGTAAAAGATAATGATGTTATTCAAGTACATTTTGATGACAGAAATCAAACTTTTTCATATCTTTTTACAAAAGATATAACAGCTCCAACAGTAACAGTACAGGATAATTTAATTGTTAGGCAAGGAGATTACTTAGAGTTTAATGTTTATGATGAACATGCTTTTCATGATTATATTTTGCAGTTAAGTCCAGAGGCACATGAAAATCGAGGAGCGGCTATTGGATATCCCGCCGATATGCAAAAATATTATTATAGTCCATTGGATCAAGATTATGAAATTATATTAAATAATAATAAAATAAAAATTACTAAAGATTATAGGGAATATAAAAAAGAATCATCTTCTTTTACATGTCCTCCTTGGTCTTCATTTTATGGTTATATTTGTTCCAATTATTATCATTGCAAATATGAGTTATCAACAAATACTTGTGAAGAAGGAATAAATGACTATTCAATTATTGTAAAGGATAGAGTTGGAAATACTACAAAGATAAACAAAACCTTTATTTTTGATAACAATCCACCTCAAATTAGCATTGAGACGAAATCCATAAAAGATTATTATTCTTCACTATCAATAAAGGCAACTGTAGAAGATGATAACTTAGATATGTATGGTAAATGTATATTTGAAAAAGATGGTATAGAAGATAATAAAAAAATTTTAATATCCAATAAAGAAATGATTGTGAACTTTACGGAGCCTGGTGAGTATAAAAATGTTCGTTTTATTGTAGAGGATAAAGCCAAAAATGTGGCAGAGCCAAAATATTTAAGTAAGGGCTTTATAATTGATAATAAAAGTCCAACTATAAGTGCTAAAATAAAAGAATTTGGTTGGACAAATAAAAAGATAAGTGTTGAAGTAGAAGTTACAGATACGGATAATAATACAACTTCTGAACAATATTCATGGAAATATAGTATTGATGGAGGAAAAACAAAAAACGCAATAACTGCTAAATATGTTGAAAATGGAAAGAAGTTTAAAATTGATTTTGATGCAAACGACTCAAATTTTAAAAGCTCAAAAGTATATGATGTAATCATTTATGTATCAGATATAGCTGGAAATGAAGGTAAATTAAATGAACCGGTTAGATTAAAATTTGATTATGAATCTCCAGAAAAACCTAACTTAACACTTAAAAATCAAAGTGGAAAAGAAGTTTCTGCAGATACCTATGTTTCTAAAGCAACCATTATAGCAAGCAGTAATAAAGAAAAAGAAGATGTTTCAGGTATAAAGGAATATCAGTTTTCTACAGATACAGGAGATAATAAGACTTGGAAAGCCTTTGATTCATATAAAATAGAACCAAAATCTAATTCTAATATAACAGTATACTGCAGGGCTGTTGATAATGCAGGAAATCTTTCTGAAGTGTCAAGTTTAACAGTAATGATTGATATAACTG
The Treponema bryantii DNA segment above includes these coding regions:
- the lnt gene encoding apolipoprotein N-acyltransferase; its protein translation is MKKVKLIISNLIQRKTVLFFLLFLLSIGLFILSQPNPLNFKGIWIFAWFILIPILIIIDRISPKKSFLYGFIYGIIACILYSFWLVNYYVLSLILVALYEGVLYGIVFYLLKKSFIVFNKYSFIVQCLIWCSFEYFRTIGFLGVNYGVIGYSQWSNLILLQSADLFGIQGINFIIIFPSCYLVSLLKSHNIKKFIKIHRLSLIGYVSSLLFLIVYGVVKINKTIQFDIQKKICLIQNNIDTHIYYKNEKDEILDYYKQLLNTKLKDVSNIDLIVFPEEAVRPRILLNKEDTVTQKMYQDIIDYLNFFYSLKVPIVFGSTSLEYDSARKGDFTYRAYNISCFLKNKIQTIPPEIEVYKKRHLVPIIEKIPFVNIYQKRFNAFSDCLSSGNDPVIFNLDEVSFCTPICFEESFGYDVRSFMKNNPSFILSISSDLWSKSLVCQYQHLAMEVFRAVENRIPFLRSSVTGQTVYINPKGICEQTVEPFTSSVLICDVPLSVNPRKTIYSYIGDSLGVLWLILCVLLFIIKYIKKYRRKEVL